A single genomic interval of Sinorhizobium garamanticum harbors:
- a CDS encoding ATP phosphoribosyltransferase regulatory subunit → MPLINLPAFAGDLLADFERMETLRVDTPVIQPAEPFLDMAGEDLRRRIFLTQSETGESLCLRPEFTIPVCLRHIETATGTPQRYAYLGEVFRQRREGSSEFYQAGIEDLGEPDTARADARAVGDAMQVLANRLPGRRLKVTLGDQSVFEAVIAACGLPAGWQKRLIHAFGDPKQLQKLLAELADPKSAGVFGHEVERLAITGMLEDEGRLVAHIGQIMEATGYSTNASRSPRDIARRLKEKMELVNTRLDKATLAVMREFLTLDLPLADAPAALFRFAAKSGLKIEAALSLFDERVVALSRAGADISLIRYRAAFGRPLDYYTGLVFEIEADGTAAVLAGGGRFDRLLTLLGAREHIPAVGFSLWLDRIEQAVSAAGGAK, encoded by the coding sequence ATGCCTCTGATCAACCTCCCCGCCTTTGCTGGCGACCTGCTTGCCGATTTCGAGCGGATGGAGACGCTGCGTGTCGATACGCCGGTGATCCAGCCGGCCGAGCCCTTTCTCGATATGGCAGGCGAAGACCTGCGGCGGCGCATTTTCCTGACGCAGAGCGAGACGGGCGAGAGCCTTTGCCTTCGTCCTGAATTCACGATTCCGGTTTGCCTTCGCCATATCGAAACGGCGACCGGTACGCCGCAGCGCTATGCCTACCTCGGTGAAGTGTTCCGCCAGCGGCGCGAAGGTTCGAGCGAGTTCTATCAGGCCGGCATCGAGGATCTCGGCGAGCCGGACACCGCGCGGGCGGACGCGAGAGCCGTCGGCGACGCGATGCAGGTTCTTGCGAACAGATTGCCGGGACGGCGGCTGAAGGTGACGCTGGGCGACCAATCGGTGTTCGAAGCGGTGATTGCCGCCTGCGGGCTGCCTGCCGGCTGGCAGAAGCGGCTGATCCATGCCTTCGGCGACCCGAAGCAGCTGCAGAAACTTCTGGCAGAGCTCGCCGATCCGAAATCGGCGGGCGTCTTCGGCCATGAGGTCGAGCGGCTCGCCATCACGGGCATGCTGGAGGACGAGGGCCGGCTCGTTGCCCATATCGGCCAGATCATGGAGGCAACCGGCTACTCCACCAATGCCAGCCGGTCGCCGCGCGACATCGCTCGCCGTCTCAAGGAAAAAATGGAGCTGGTAAACACGCGGCTGGACAAGGCCACGCTCGCCGTCATGCGCGAATTCCTGACGCTGGACTTGCCGCTTGCCGATGCGCCAGCCGCACTTTTCCGCTTCGCCGCGAAGTCCGGGTTGAAAATCGAAGCCGCATTGTCGCTCTTCGATGAACGCGTCGTTGCCCTTTCTCGCGCAGGCGCCGACATAAGTCTCATCCGCTATCGCGCCGCCTTCGGTCGTCCGCTCGACTATTATACCGGCCTCGTCTTCGAGATAGAGGCCGACGGGACGGCGGCCGTTCTCGCCGGTGGCGGACGCTTCGACCGGCTGCTGACGCTTCTGGGCGCCCGCGAACATATTCCGGCGGTCGGCTTCTCCCTCTGGCTTGACCGGATCGAGCAGGCGGTTTCTGCCGCAGGGGGCGCGAAATGA
- the hisG gene encoding ATP phosphoribosyltransferase, translated as MTITIALPSKGRMKDDASVIFERAGMKIVAVGNDRSYRGRVEGWDDVEIAFLSASEISREIGSGSVDFGVTGEDLVREGLADADARVEFCARLGFGHADVVVAVPEIWYDVDTMADLGDVAADFRARHGRRLAIATKYWRLTQQFFSGSHGIQLYRIVESLGATEGAPASGSADIIVDITSTGSTLKANHLKILSDGVILRSEACLVRARKAAHAGDPVVDRIMAAVRAAL; from the coding sequence ATGACGATCACGATTGCACTGCCTTCGAAGGGGCGGATGAAGGACGATGCTTCGGTGATCTTCGAACGGGCCGGGATGAAGATCGTCGCGGTCGGCAACGACCGCTCCTACCGCGGCCGCGTCGAGGGCTGGGACGACGTCGAGATCGCCTTTCTCTCGGCCTCGGAAATCTCCCGCGAGATCGGCAGCGGCTCTGTCGATTTCGGCGTCACCGGCGAAGATCTCGTTCGCGAGGGCCTGGCCGATGCGGATGCGCGCGTAGAATTCTGCGCGCGGCTAGGCTTCGGCCATGCCGATGTCGTCGTGGCCGTGCCGGAAATCTGGTATGACGTCGACACCATGGCGGACCTCGGCGACGTTGCTGCCGATTTCCGTGCCCGTCATGGCCGCAGGCTGGCGATCGCCACCAAATACTGGCGCTTGACCCAGCAGTTCTTCTCCGGAAGCCATGGCATCCAGCTCTATCGCATTGTCGAAAGCCTGGGCGCGACCGAAGGCGCACCGGCGTCCGGTTCCGCCGACATCATCGTCGACATCACCTCGACCGGCTCGACGCTGAAGGCTAACCACCTCAAGATCCTCTCGGACGGTGTAATCCTGCGGTCGGAAGCCTGCCTCGTCAGGGCTAGGAAGGCTGCCCATGCGGGCGATCCTGTCGTCGACCGGATCATGGCAGCGGTGCGCGCAGCGCTGTGA
- a CDS encoding glutathione binding-like protein — MADLSSFPITTRWPATNPDIIQLYSLPTPNGVKISIALEELGLPYEPHRIAFDANEQKSPEFLSLNPNGRIPAIIDPNGPGGKPIGLFESGAILVYLAEKTGKLIPTDAAGRYETLCWVMFQMGGVGPMLGQFGHFFKFAAERVANNSYPVERYRDESKRLLGVLETRLKGRQWLMGDEYTIADIATYPWVEGARRFYGGAEVLDYEGFPNVMAWVDRGLARPAAQKGMEIPRKP; from the coding sequence ATGGCTGATCTTTCCTCTTTCCCGATCACGACCCGCTGGCCGGCGACCAACCCGGACATCATCCAGCTCTATTCGCTGCCGACCCCGAACGGCGTGAAGATCTCTATTGCCCTGGAAGAACTGGGCCTGCCCTATGAGCCGCATCGCATTGCGTTCGATGCCAACGAACAGAAGTCGCCCGAATTCCTGTCGCTCAACCCGAACGGCCGCATCCCGGCGATCATCGACCCGAACGGACCAGGCGGAAAGCCGATCGGTCTTTTCGAATCCGGTGCGATCCTGGTTTATCTGGCAGAAAAGACGGGAAAGCTCATCCCGACGGATGCCGCCGGCCGCTACGAGACGCTTTGCTGGGTGATGTTCCAAATGGGCGGCGTTGGCCCGATGCTCGGTCAGTTCGGGCATTTCTTCAAGTTCGCGGCCGAAAGGGTTGCCAACAACTCCTATCCCGTTGAGCGCTACCGGGACGAATCGAAGCGCCTTCTCGGCGTTCTCGAGACGCGACTGAAAGGCCGGCAATGGCTGATGGGCGACGAATACACGATCGCCGACATTGCCACTTACCCGTGGGTGGAAGGCGCGCGCAGATTCTATGGCGGTGCCGAAGTGCTCGACTACGAGGGCTTCCCGAACGTCATGGCCTGGGTCGATCGCGGTCTCGCCCGACCGGCTGCGCAAAAGGGGATGGAAATCCCGCGGAAGCCCTGA
- a CDS encoding NAD(P)/FAD-dependent oxidoreductase: protein MSGRLVVVGGGQAAFALVAKLRALKDERPVAIVSSESSLPYQRPPLSKKYLLREMTLDRLLYRPEAWYSEHDIDIRLSTTVTRLDRRQKQVNLSDGSVLDYETLAFATGATPRRLPASIGGDLAGVYVVRDFKDADLLAEEMQPGRRALVVGGGYIGLEAAAVARTCGMEVTVIEMADRILQRVASAATSAIVREIHRSRGVDIREGMGLHRLVGDNGRVTAAELADGSTIPVDVVIVGIGIIANDALAHEAGLETANGIIVDSYGRTSDPAIFAMGDCAVLPWQGMRIRLESVQNAVDQAEAIAAILTGSSEPYDPKPWFWSDQYDVKLQIAGFGLGHDETLVRPGQREGSISVWYFRQGKFIAVDAINDAKAYVTGKKLLEAGATPDRAKLADPDTDLKSLLV from the coding sequence GTGTCGGGAAGACTTGTTGTTGTCGGCGGCGGTCAGGCCGCGTTCGCCTTGGTTGCCAAACTTCGCGCTTTGAAGGACGAGCGGCCGGTGGCGATCGTGTCTTCGGAGTCAAGCCTTCCCTACCAACGGCCGCCTCTTTCCAAAAAATATCTGCTTCGCGAAATGACGCTCGATCGGCTGCTCTATCGGCCAGAGGCCTGGTATTCGGAGCACGACATCGACATTCGCCTTTCGACGACCGTCACACGCCTCGATCGCCGGCAAAAACAGGTCAATTTGAGCGACGGATCGGTGCTCGACTACGAGACGCTTGCCTTCGCGACCGGGGCGACGCCGCGCCGATTGCCCGCCTCTATCGGTGGCGATCTTGCTGGCGTCTATGTCGTGCGCGATTTCAAGGATGCCGACCTGCTCGCCGAGGAAATGCAGCCCGGGCGCCGGGCATTGGTGGTGGGTGGGGGCTATATCGGTCTCGAGGCCGCGGCGGTCGCCCGGACGTGCGGCATGGAAGTAACCGTCATCGAAATGGCGGATCGCATCCTGCAGCGCGTGGCCTCGGCCGCGACGTCTGCGATCGTCCGCGAGATTCATCGCTCCCGCGGCGTCGATATCCGCGAAGGCATGGGGCTCCACCGCCTGGTTGGCGACAACGGGCGCGTTACAGCCGCGGAGCTCGCGGACGGCTCGACGATCCCCGTCGACGTGGTGATCGTCGGCATCGGCATTATCGCCAACGATGCTCTGGCGCATGAGGCAGGCCTGGAGACCGCCAACGGCATCATTGTCGACAGCTACGGCCGAACGTCCGATCCCGCGATCTTTGCCATGGGCGACTGCGCGGTCCTGCCGTGGCAAGGCATGCGGATCCGCCTGGAATCGGTTCAGAACGCCGTTGACCAGGCGGAGGCAATTGCTGCCATCCTCACGGGTAGCTCCGAGCCCTACGATCCGAAGCCCTGGTTCTGGTCGGACCAGTACGACGTGAAGCTCCAGATCGCCGGCTTCGGTCTCGGCCATGACGAAACACTTGTCCGTCCGGGCCAGCGTGAAGGCAGCATATCGGTCTGGTATTTCCGCCAGGGCAAGTTCATCGCCGTCGATGCGATCAACGATGCCAAGGCCTATGTGACGGGAAAGAAGCTGCTCGAGGCGGGGGCGACACCGGATCGAGCGAAACTTGCCGATCCTGACACCGATCTCAAGTCGCTGCTCGTATAG